Proteins from a single region of Sesamum indicum cultivar Zhongzhi No. 13 linkage group LG5, S_indicum_v1.0, whole genome shotgun sequence:
- the LOC105162549 gene encoding cytoplasmic tRNA 2-thiolation protein 2: protein MSCNSGTCESGCYREEYSGDDVRHNRPLVTGNSQESNGVSSRGGYSNSHGLCIKCKVNETIASTHQSVAAGGGDSIRFCADCFRSNLFGKFRFAVTSNAMISPSDNVLVAFSGGPGSRVALQFVHEMQHKSQKNFDASRDRSLPVFGVGVAYIDESIIFPIPSNDFDSGLDEMKLIVSSLAPPAKQFFVVPTESIYSPDCAAGRDQLTKLASAVNDVTGKEDLLEHLRMLSLQKIATENGYAKIVLGTCTSRIACHVLEATIKGQGFSLSADIQYVDARWEIPVMLPLRDCLSEELNTLCSLDSLKTIEVFQQPRSGINGLIASFVKLLQHENPSRESTIVRTAGKLTPFCFNRIPEVGHDNGHLASQRRQKKYNLKPNESLPPESFCIICNSPLKKSGNTIFNDLDDGETRAAAACSSCQYQILPRDLSSLEYFYSLLPQSMCARARDSSISHELLRDQIQDCLLSDSNDGT, encoded by the exons ATGTCGTGTAATTCAGGCACCTGCGAATCCGGTTGCTACAGAGAAGAATATTCCGGCGACGACGTCCGCCACAACCGACCGCTGGTGACGGGAAACTCTCAGGAGTCTAATGGCGTTTCTTCACGTGGCGGCTATTCCAACTCTCACGGCCTCTGCATTAAGTGCAAGGTTAATGAAACCATCGCCTCCACCCACCAATCTGTCGCTGCAGGCGGAGGAGACAGCATTAGATTTTGTGCTGATTGCTTCCGGAGTAATTTGTTTGGGAAGTTTCGGTTTGCAGTCACTTCTAATGCTATGATTTCGCCTTCCGATAATGTTCTCGTTGCATTCTCTGGTGGTCCTGGCTCTAG GGTGGCTCTTCAATTTGTTCATGAGATGCAACACAAATCACAGAAGAATTTTGATGCAAGTAGAGATCGATCATTGCCAGTGTTTGGGGTCGGTGTTGCTTATATTGATGAAAGTATCATTTTTCCGATACCTTCTAATGATTTTGATAGTGGACTTGATGAGATGAAACTCATTGTGTCAAGTTTAGCTCCACCTGCAAAACAGTTCTTTGTTGTACCGACTGAAAGTATTTATTCACCTGATTGTGCTGCTGGGAGGGACCAATTGACAAAGTTAGCTTCTGCTGTCAACGATGTTACTGGAAAAGAAGATCTCCTGGAGCATCTGCGCATGCTATCTTTGCAAAAG ATTGCTACTGAAAATGGGTATGCAAAAATCGTGCTAGGAACATGCACATCGCGGATAGCCTGTCATGTCCTTGAAGCAACAATCAAG GGCCAGGGTTTCTCATTATCTGCAGATATCCAATATGTTGATGCAAGGTGGGAGATACCTGTGATGCTTCCCCTTCGTGACTGTCTGTCAGAGGAGCTGAATACCTTGTGCAGTCTGGATAG TTTAAAGACCATAGAAGTGTTTCAGCAACCTCGTTCTGGCATCAATGGGTTGATAGCCTCCTTTGTGAAATTATTGCAG CATGAGAATCCTTCACGAGAAAGCACAATTGTAAGGACGGCAGGGAAGCTCACGCCTTTCTGTTTCAACAGGATTCCTGAAGTTGGCCATGATAATGGTCATTTGGCTTCTCAGAGGAGGCAAAAGAAATACAACTTGAAACCTAATGAATCTCTACCTCCAGAGTCTTTTTGCATTATATGCAACAGCCCACTGAAGAAATCTGGCAATACAATCTTCAACGACCTTGACGATGGGGAAACAAGGGCTGCAGCTGCATGCTCAAGTTGCCAGTATCAGATTCTTCCTAGGGACCTCTCATCTTTGGAGTACTTCTATTCACTCCTCCCTCAGTCAATGTGTGCCCGGGCAAGGGATAGCAGTATCAGCCATGAGTTGTTGAG AGATCAAATACAGGACTGTCTGTTATCAGATAGCAATGATGGAACCTGA